A window from Cryobacterium sp. SO1 encodes these proteins:
- a CDS encoding MoxR family ATPase: MSVTQEQADWFAEAFGKLAGNVEQAILGKEHVIRLVVAAMLTNGHVLLEDFPGTGKTVLAKALANTLDGTHSRIQFTPDLLPSDVTGVTIYDQGKGLFEFHKGPIFASIVLADEINRASPKTQSALLEVMEEGRVTVDGVSHEVGSPFMVIATQNPIEQAGTYTLPEAQLDRFLFKTSLGYPDHDTAVTLLLDSSNRARDAGITPIIASSSVVTMAQLASEVFVDAAVLGYLNEIVTATRTDVSSTLGVSMRGALALARASKTWALSQGRTFVAPDDIRDLAVPVLAHRIMVDPEADFAGVTAEDIVNRILVEVAPPAFRAA, encoded by the coding sequence ATGAGCGTCACACAAGAACAGGCAGACTGGTTCGCCGAGGCGTTCGGCAAGCTCGCCGGCAACGTCGAACAGGCCATCCTGGGTAAGGAACACGTGATCCGCCTGGTTGTGGCCGCGATGCTCACCAATGGCCACGTGCTGCTGGAGGATTTTCCCGGTACCGGCAAGACCGTGCTCGCCAAGGCCCTGGCCAACACCCTCGACGGCACCCACTCGCGCATCCAGTTCACCCCGGACCTGCTGCCCTCCGATGTCACCGGTGTCACGATCTACGACCAGGGCAAGGGCCTGTTCGAGTTCCACAAGGGACCGATCTTCGCCTCCATTGTGCTCGCCGACGAGATCAACCGGGCCAGCCCCAAGACCCAGTCGGCGCTGCTGGAGGTCATGGAAGAGGGCCGGGTCACCGTCGACGGTGTCAGCCACGAGGTCGGCAGCCCGTTCATGGTGATCGCCACCCAGAACCCGATCGAGCAGGCCGGCACCTACACGCTCCCCGAGGCCCAGCTGGACCGCTTCCTGTTCAAGACGTCGCTCGGCTACCCCGACCACGACACGGCGGTGACCCTGCTGCTCGACTCGTCGAACCGGGCCAGAGATGCCGGTATCACGCCCATCATCGCGTCCAGCTCCGTGGTCACCATGGCCCAGCTCGCCTCCGAGGTGTTCGTGGACGCCGCCGTGCTCGGCTACCTCAACGAGATCGTCACCGCCACCCGCACCGACGTGTCGTCCACCCTCGGCGTCAGCATGCGCGGCGCCCTGGCCCTCGCCCGCGCCTCCAAGACCTGGGCGTTGTCGCAGGGACGTACCTTCGTTGCCCCCGACGACATCCGTGACCTCGCCGTGCCCGTGCTCGCCCACCGCATCATGGTCGACCCCGAAGCCGACTTCGCCGGCGTCACCGCCGAGGACATTGTCAACCGCATCCTGGTCGAGGTCGCACCGCCCGCATTCCGCGCCGCATGA
- a CDS encoding Ig-like domain-containing protein, whose amino-acid sequence MGTLSSWLRGRRVSASVVALSVLAGVPLTFAVLHEGFPVTDVDLEARDVWVTNGKQLLAGRLNRQIEELNGSVNAASSAFDVLQDGDDVFLIDGSVGSIERVDPAFTTLGERVDVAPGSEVVYGGDSLAVMAPTGEVWVINAAGELSFDPQTTDPVLKLGKGGHIAVSPAGVVFGASPKDKSLSTYDPTAEEPTAATSDLPKLGEFQIAAVGEKPVLLDTENGRLIVDGVSTKLPADTLKLQQTGAENDSVLVATGAALLQIPLDGSDDGSDIITIDAKLSTAVTDPADVSSPVWLNGCGHGAWAGAQRYLAACDGAEVLREIIEQPTRGSVLEFRVNRDVIALNNLSNGNVWLVDANMRLVENWEEVTPPEEEEAEDGTEKAAQQSFEDTLAERTNVNRAPLARDDEYGVRPGKTTVLPVLENDTDPDGDVLTVTNVSGFSESQGSLDFIDGGRALQFTPAEAVAGTVSFRYTVADGRGAVAEAQVNVTMRPLDQNLAPVSNRVGAVSVEQGQIVSYNVLSDWIDPDGDDIYLVSASPTTGDGVRFGPEGFVTFESKTAELGVKEVQFVVSDGTLTATGVLTVDVKAAGTLNPVGTPDFTTVFVGETALIEPLKNDVTPSGAPLALIGVNEVPKDLTAVANLERGTIAVSSGKAGSYVFTYSLGAGPTSSVGLIRVDVIESPTQILPPIAVKDTAYLRAAEPVTIPVLDNDVSPSGRVLAVQSVDLSSTDDLVTVEILTNTVLRVTASAALTQQVQFTYTISDGEGTSTAGVTVVPVPPLIKHQPPVAVDDSVSVRAGDIVSVPVLDNDYHPDSATMSVVPDLSGTENVGGLAFVTGSQVRFQAPDQAGAYSVAYTITDSFQETATATVRFTVIGLDDAGNRPPTPLPLTMRTFAESTIKVQVPLDGIDPDGDSVYLTAVTSSPELGRIVDQGSDFFIYEAYPGTAGTDSFTYQVADTFGATAEGTVRIGVIPRPAELLAPNAVDDAIEIKPGRAGSIPVVLNDSDPNGYKLTLSKKLPEVDPGITAMVDGSRVIVKAPAEEGTYTLRYEITNGHGGADTAFVQVKVTEDAKAQYPVAIDHFVEPEEVLAGTPIDVTVLDGAENPSGLIEDLVITLEGPNADNGVLQTDGTVRVRPSEERQAIAYRLTNELDQLSATAFIIVPPQPQPEPVEPENAPSTEPTPEEEQFPPPFLKDIGPQVVKMNGSKSWTLGDIVEVPSGRPALLLGATATNSDGSNAMTGATGLSFVAAKDYRGPASLTFVVTDGTGADDPKGNQATLTIPITVGDPNFEDVAPTFTPPKATVQAGEAATVVNLRSSSGHPNPAIIEQLSYGSLGGTTADVAASISGGNLTVSSPLGTQPGTKVRLTFTVTYKEFTIPGSVDVSVVSSTRPVPQAVDDAGPNGAGIETRPSSSITVPVLDNDYNPFAQDGKPLTVLSATIEQQVGTASVSNTASGVTVKTGSGATGTLTVVYRIQDATRDPARQTQARITFVIRNNPDAPKQPQAVEGDASASVTFAAPSSNNSEILDYTISWTGGRQTVTSAGTHPITGLTNGTSYAFSVTARNALGDSAVSAASNTVTPYGRPGAPASATLKAPGQGTGALSLSWAAPGSDGGRGVGSYEYQWIKGRAADGSTNGARTASATGNVDEQYQYKVRACNPRGCGDWTSSDTATPQPTPPPPAPSAFICKGANAPVGNYVEMRYENFTAGNHRLTTAINGDSSAFTNIDYSVNVNGKVRLQNWLGVRVGGENIKVLVNGPTGIPETNTISGAAWNNLAPNTCSG is encoded by the coding sequence GTGGGGACCCTCAGTTCGTGGTTGCGGGGCCGCCGGGTATCGGCATCCGTCGTGGCCCTGTCGGTGCTGGCTGGGGTTCCGTTGACGTTCGCTGTGCTGCACGAGGGGTTCCCGGTCACGGATGTGGACCTCGAGGCCCGTGACGTGTGGGTGACGAACGGTAAGCAGTTGTTGGCGGGCCGGTTGAACCGGCAGATCGAGGAGCTGAACGGGTCGGTCAATGCCGCCTCGAGTGCGTTCGATGTGTTGCAGGACGGTGATGACGTCTTCCTGATCGACGGCAGTGTGGGCTCGATCGAGCGGGTCGACCCGGCGTTCACCACGCTGGGTGAACGGGTGGATGTGGCGCCCGGGTCTGAGGTCGTCTACGGCGGCGACTCGTTGGCGGTGATGGCGCCCACCGGTGAGGTGTGGGTGATCAATGCCGCGGGGGAGTTGAGCTTTGACCCCCAGACGACGGACCCGGTTCTGAAGCTGGGTAAGGGCGGTCACATCGCCGTGTCGCCGGCCGGCGTCGTCTTCGGAGCCTCCCCGAAAGACAAAAGCCTCAGCACCTACGATCCCACGGCCGAGGAACCCACAGCCGCCACGAGCGACCTGCCCAAGCTGGGCGAGTTCCAGATCGCCGCAGTGGGGGAGAAACCCGTGCTGCTCGACACCGAGAACGGCCGGCTGATCGTGGACGGCGTCAGCACGAAATTGCCGGCAGACACGCTCAAGCTTCAACAGACCGGTGCCGAGAACGACAGCGTTCTCGTTGCCACCGGCGCAGCCCTGCTCCAGATCCCCCTGGACGGCTCCGACGACGGATCCGACATCATCACGATCGACGCCAAGCTCTCCACCGCCGTCACCGACCCGGCGGATGTGTCGTCGCCGGTGTGGTTGAACGGCTGCGGCCACGGGGCCTGGGCGGGTGCGCAACGTTATCTGGCGGCCTGCGACGGCGCCGAGGTCCTGCGGGAAATCATTGAGCAGCCCACGCGGGGGTCGGTGTTGGAGTTTCGGGTGAACCGGGACGTGATCGCGTTGAACAATCTCTCCAACGGCAATGTGTGGTTGGTGGATGCGAATATGCGCCTGGTGGAGAACTGGGAGGAGGTGACTCCTCCGGAGGAGGAGGAAGCCGAGGACGGCACCGAGAAGGCCGCGCAGCAGTCCTTTGAGGACACTCTGGCGGAGCGTACGAATGTGAACCGGGCGCCGTTGGCTCGGGATGATGAGTACGGGGTGCGGCCGGGTAAGACCACGGTGTTGCCGGTGTTGGAGAATGACACGGACCCCGATGGTGATGTGTTGACGGTGACGAATGTGAGTGGTTTTTCGGAGTCGCAGGGCAGTCTGGATTTCATCGATGGTGGTCGGGCGTTGCAGTTCACGCCGGCGGAGGCGGTGGCGGGGACGGTGTCGTTCAGGTACACGGTGGCCGATGGGCGTGGCGCGGTGGCCGAGGCCCAGGTGAACGTGACCATGCGGCCGTTGGATCAGAATTTGGCGCCGGTGTCGAACCGGGTCGGTGCGGTCAGTGTGGAGCAGGGCCAGATCGTGAGTTACAACGTGCTCTCGGACTGGATCGATCCCGACGGTGACGACATCTACCTGGTGTCGGCGTCGCCGACCACGGGCGACGGGGTGCGGTTTGGCCCGGAGGGTTTTGTGACGTTCGAGTCCAAGACCGCGGAGCTGGGGGTCAAAGAGGTGCAGTTCGTCGTCTCGGACGGCACCCTCACCGCGACGGGTGTGCTGACGGTGGATGTGAAGGCGGCCGGGACCCTGAACCCGGTCGGGACGCCGGACTTCACGACGGTGTTCGTGGGCGAGACGGCGTTGATCGAACCGTTGAAGAACGACGTCACCCCCTCGGGCGCCCCGCTGGCGTTGATCGGGGTGAACGAGGTGCCCAAGGATCTCACCGCCGTGGCGAACCTCGAGCGGGGCACGATCGCGGTGTCGTCGGGTAAGGCCGGCAGTTATGTTTTCACCTACAGCCTCGGCGCCGGCCCCACCTCCAGCGTCGGCCTCATCCGCGTCGACGTCATCGAAAGCCCCACCCAGATTCTGCCGCCGATCGCGGTGAAGGACACCGCCTACCTGCGCGCGGCCGAACCGGTCACCATCCCGGTTCTCGACAACGACGTCTCGCCCAGCGGCCGGGTCCTCGCCGTGCAATCGGTGGACCTCAGCAGCACCGACGACCTCGTCACCGTCGAGATCCTCACCAACACGGTGTTGCGGGTCACGGCATCCGCCGCCCTGACGCAGCAGGTGCAGTTCACCTACACGATCAGTGACGGTGAGGGCACCTCCACCGCCGGCGTCACCGTGGTGCCGGTGCCGCCGTTGATCAAGCATCAGCCGCCGGTCGCCGTCGACGACTCCGTGAGTGTGCGCGCCGGTGACATCGTCAGCGTGCCGGTGCTCGACAACGACTACCACCCCGACTCCGCCACCATGTCGGTCGTCCCCGACCTCTCCGGCACCGAGAACGTGGGCGGCCTGGCCTTCGTCACCGGTAGTCAGGTGCGCTTCCAGGCGCCCGACCAGGCCGGCGCCTACAGTGTGGCCTACACGATCACGGATTCCTTCCAGGAGACTGCCACCGCCACCGTGCGATTCACGGTGATCGGGCTCGATGACGCGGGCAACCGCCCGCCCACCCCGCTGCCGCTCACGATGCGCACCTTCGCGGAGTCGACCATCAAGGTTCAGGTGCCGTTGGACGGCATCGACCCCGACGGCGACTCGGTCTACCTCACCGCCGTCACCAGCAGTCCCGAACTCGGCCGTATCGTCGATCAGGGCAGCGACTTCTTCATCTACGAGGCCTACCCCGGTACCGCCGGCACCGACTCGTTCACCTACCAGGTCGCGGACACCTTCGGCGCGACCGCCGAGGGCACCGTTCGGATCGGCGTGATTCCGCGGCCGGCCGAGCTGCTGGCCCCGAACGCCGTCGATGACGCCATTGAGATCAAGCCCGGCCGCGCCGGGTCGATCCCGGTGGTGTTGAACGACTCCGATCCCAACGGTTACAAGCTGACGCTGTCCAAGAAGCTGCCCGAGGTGGATCCTGGGATCACGGCCATGGTCGACGGTAGCCGGGTCATCGTGAAGGCTCCGGCCGAAGAGGGCACGTACACGCTGCGGTACGAGATCACCAACGGGCATGGCGGCGCCGACACGGCGTTTGTGCAGGTCAAGGTCACCGAAGACGCCAAGGCGCAGTACCCCGTGGCGATCGACCACTTCGTCGAACCCGAGGAGGTCCTGGCCGGCACGCCGATCGACGTGACCGTGCTGGACGGTGCCGAAAACCCCAGCGGCCTGATCGAGGACCTGGTGATCACCCTCGAGGGCCCCAACGCCGACAACGGTGTGCTGCAGACCGACGGCACCGTGCGGGTCAGACCGTCCGAGGAACGCCAGGCCATCGCCTACCGGCTCACCAACGAGCTCGACCAGCTCAGCGCCACGGCGTTCATCATCGTGCCCCCGCAACCCCAACCCGAGCCCGTCGAGCCCGAAAACGCGCCCTCCACAGAGCCCACGCCCGAAGAGGAACAGTTCCCGCCGCCGTTCCTGAAAGACATCGGCCCGCAGGTCGTGAAAATGAACGGCTCCAAGTCGTGGACCCTCGGCGACATCGTCGAGGTCCCGTCCGGCCGGCCGGCGCTGCTGCTGGGCGCCACCGCCACCAACAGCGACGGGTCCAATGCCATGACCGGCGCCACCGGGCTGAGCTTCGTGGCGGCCAAGGACTATCGCGGCCCCGCCTCCCTCACCTTCGTCGTCACCGACGGTACCGGCGCCGATGACCCCAAAGGCAACCAGGCCACCCTCACCATCCCGATTACCGTCGGCGACCCCAACTTCGAAGACGTCGCCCCCACCTTCACCCCACCCAAGGCCACAGTGCAGGCCGGCGAGGCCGCGACTGTCGTGAACCTGCGCTCCTCCAGTGGGCATCCCAACCCGGCGATCATCGAACAGCTCAGCTACGGCTCGCTCGGCGGCACGACGGCGGATGTGGCCGCATCCATCTCGGGAGGCAACCTCACGGTCTCCTCCCCGCTCGGCACCCAGCCGGGCACCAAGGTGCGGCTCACTTTCACGGTCACCTACAAGGAGTTCACCATTCCCGGCTCGGTGGACGTGAGCGTGGTCTCCTCGACCCGGCCGGTGCCGCAGGCCGTGGACGATGCCGGGCCCAACGGCGCCGGCATCGAGACCCGGCCGAGCTCCTCGATCACCGTGCCCGTGCTCGACAACGATTACAACCCGTTCGCTCAAGACGGCAAACCGCTGACCGTGCTCTCCGCCACCATCGAACAGCAGGTCGGCACCGCCTCGGTCAGCAACACCGCCAGCGGCGTCACCGTGAAAACCGGCTCCGGCGCCACCGGCACGCTAACTGTCGTCTATCGCATCCAGGACGCCACCAGGGACCCCGCCCGGCAGACCCAGGCCCGCATCACCTTCGTGATCCGCAACAACCCGGATGCGCCCAAACAACCCCAGGCCGTGGAGGGCGACGCCAGCGCCAGCGTGACGTTCGCCGCCCCGTCGTCCAACAACTCGGAAATCCTGGACTACACGATCAGCTGGACCGGCGGTAGGCAGACTGTCACCAGCGCCGGAACGCACCCGATCACAGGGTTGACCAACGGCACCAGCTACGCCTTCTCCGTGACCGCGCGCAATGCCCTGGGTGACTCGGCAGTGTCGGCCGCCAGTAACACCGTCACGCCTTACGGGCGGCCGGGGGCACCGGCATCCGCCACCCTCAAGGCGCCCGGCCAGGGTACCGGAGCGCTCAGCCTGAGCTGGGCAGCACCCGGCAGTGACGGCGGCCGTGGCGTGGGCAGTTACGAGTACCAGTGGATCAAGGGCAGGGCGGCCGACGGGTCCACCAACGGCGCGCGGACCGCATCGGCCACCGGCAACGTCGATGAGCAGTACCAGTACAAGGTCCGGGCCTGCAATCCGCGCGGATGCGGCGACTGGACCTCATCGGATACCGCCACCCCGCAACCGACCCCGCCGCCCCCGGCGCCGAGCGCGTTCATCTGCAAGGGCGCCAATGCTCCTGTCGGGAACTATGTGGAGATGAGGTACGAGAACTTCACCGCCGGCAACCACCGACTGACCACCGCCATCAACGGCGATTCGAGCGCGTTCACGAACATCGACTACTCGGTGAACGTCAACGGCAAGGTGCGCCTCCAGAACTGGCTGGGCGTGCGCGTCGGCGGCGAGAACATCAAGGTACTTGTCAACGGTCCCACAGGGATCCCCGAGACCAACACGATCTCCGGCGCCGCCTGGAACAACCTGGCGCCCAACACATGCTCCGGCTAA
- a CDS encoding DUF58 domain-containing protein, with protein MKPRPERAARRTSPAEHALRSLARALGAGAQNAWRLLRQVLAVAWQRIRPVTDVIGPAGRLVLLGALLSYGLSITFGWVEFTYLATTLLAAMLVAVPFIVGRATYTVDLQLNPHRVVAGGRALGQMTVTNSGERALLPARMELPVGSGLAEFVIPGLAAAALHDELFAVPTHRRAVIVAGPAVSVRGDQLGLLRRIVRWTEAVELFVHPVTTRIASSAAGLMRDLEGEITKKITSDDISFHALRAYEPGDALRNVHWRTSARTGQLMVRQFEETRRTQLTIVHTAESRYYASEDEFELAVSVTASLALQVIRDGTGISVVSEKLALRTATPVALLDDSSRIEAVSDEFPSLREFARIATRRLPPPSVVMVVAGSLIDLTEFRAAQTLFGKDTTTIAFRIEPGAQSRLSTVSGLTVLTLGDLADLPKLLRRVHR; from the coding sequence ATGAAACCCCGCCCCGAACGCGCCGCCCGCAGAACCTCACCGGCCGAACACGCCCTGAGGTCGCTGGCGCGCGCACTCGGCGCCGGGGCGCAGAACGCCTGGCGCCTGCTGCGCCAGGTGCTGGCCGTCGCCTGGCAGCGCATCCGGCCGGTCACCGACGTGATCGGCCCGGCCGGCCGGCTCGTGCTGCTGGGAGCACTACTGTCCTACGGACTCAGCATCACCTTCGGCTGGGTCGAATTCACCTACCTCGCCACCACCCTGCTGGCCGCGATGCTGGTAGCCGTGCCGTTCATCGTGGGCCGCGCCACCTACACCGTCGACCTGCAGCTGAATCCGCACCGGGTCGTGGCCGGCGGCCGTGCGCTCGGTCAGATGACCGTCACCAACTCGGGAGAGCGCGCCCTGCTGCCCGCCCGCATGGAACTTCCGGTCGGCAGCGGCCTGGCGGAGTTCGTGATCCCCGGGCTGGCCGCCGCCGCCTTGCACGACGAGCTCTTCGCCGTACCCACCCACCGCCGGGCCGTGATCGTTGCCGGCCCCGCCGTCTCGGTTCGTGGTGACCAGCTGGGGCTGCTGCGCCGCATCGTGCGCTGGACCGAGGCCGTTGAACTGTTCGTGCACCCGGTGACCACCCGGATCGCCTCATCGGCCGCCGGCCTGATGCGCGACCTCGAGGGTGAGATCACCAAGAAGATCACCAGCGACGACATCTCCTTCCACGCCCTGCGCGCCTACGAACCCGGCGATGCCCTCCGCAACGTGCACTGGCGTACCTCCGCGCGCACCGGCCAGCTGATGGTGCGGCAATTCGAAGAGACCCGGCGCACCCAACTCACCATCGTGCACACCGCGGAGTCCCGCTACTACGCCTCGGAGGACGAGTTCGAACTAGCCGTCTCCGTGACGGCGTCGCTGGCCCTCCAGGTGATCAGGGACGGCACCGGAATCAGCGTGGTCTCCGAGAAGCTGGCCCTGCGCACCGCGACGCCGGTGGCCCTGCTCGACGACTCGTCCCGCATCGAAGCGGTCAGTGACGAGTTCCCCAGCCTGCGTGAATTCGCCCGCATCGCTACCAGGCGCCTGCCGCCGCCGAGCGTGGTGATGGTGGTCGCCGGTTCCCTGATCGACCTCACCGAGTTCCGCGCCGCGCAGACCCTCTTCGGCAAGGACACCACAACCATCGCCTTCCGTATCGAACCCGGGGCCCAGTCCCGGTTGTCCACGGTGTCGGGCCTCACGGTCCTCACTCTCGGCGACCTCGCCGACCTGCCCAAACTTCTCCGACGGGTCCACCGATGA
- a CDS encoding transglutaminase domain-containing protein yields MSRFTRAARSIPEPARADSTAASTATTTAGTGTVRAALRRFPSTGWTDVAVLSLLSLLGVLGLETSFGDYNFLVAGLGGLLVGTGAAVLGYMLRLGVVTNVLAAILLYFLLGTPFTMPGEALIGVLPSIASTAGLALGAVFGWADIVTLGTPVEAPYYMPVLPYFAAWLVALVGTMLASRWLPGRRRTAWRTGILLIGPVLLYLTGILMGTDKTYFAGLRGVAFAVVAIVWVGWRRTSVQGADAAGRRRLLRRKLLGTATVMLGAILIGALVGGVLAPNPKDRFVLREEIQPPFDPLEFNSPLSGFRQYTKTLADTPLFTVSGLQPGEVVRLASMDAYDGKLWNVAAAESVANGSGSFRLVGRTIPEPPLVTSAQNRTVTVDVVGYEDVWLPGVGYPSTVDFDDADSQAESENLRYNADSGTSVLTNGVHPGYEYTMSAMLQQTYRDEDLADVPVAEVTLPSVQNIPDVVVAKAIEYSGGTDTPIDSLRAIEQALKTKGFLSHGLASDGIPSRAGHGADRLNELFTRTQMVGDEEQYAAAMALMARSLNYPARVVMGFAPEVPEDATSVEVTGTDVTAWVEVAFDGIGWVAFYPTPEQTDVPQDQTPKPKTVPQPQVRQPPRMDNEADDLLTAVEIDDTKNESKDKDFVLPGWAWAIIGVVGIPLLLLGVPLLIVAALKARRRRRRKTLGTGDQRAAGAWSELTDGFAELGFDVPRDSTRRQVAVSLDAQLAAQLAGQPEPKKPRSRVAGTEAAAGTDMGAADPAEAQPIEVVDTAAFVAAHRLVPVADAVDSAVFGGADVDDELVETTWTQAEESLATAKTSAGRLRRLFSRFRLRSKRDWNQVNLRGGRATARGRG; encoded by the coding sequence ATGAGCCGCTTCACCCGCGCTGCCCGCAGCATTCCAGAGCCGGCCCGCGCCGACAGCACCGCGGCCAGCACCGCCACCACCACCGCCGGCACCGGCACCGTTCGCGCGGCGCTCCGGCGATTCCCAAGCACCGGCTGGACCGATGTCGCCGTTCTGTCGTTGCTCTCCCTGCTCGGTGTGCTCGGCCTGGAGACCTCCTTCGGCGACTACAACTTCCTGGTGGCCGGCCTCGGCGGGCTGCTCGTCGGCACCGGCGCCGCCGTTCTCGGCTACATGCTGCGGCTCGGCGTGGTCACCAACGTGCTCGCCGCGATCCTGCTCTACTTCCTCCTCGGCACCCCGTTCACCATGCCTGGGGAGGCGCTGATCGGCGTGCTGCCCAGCATCGCCTCCACCGCCGGGCTCGCGCTCGGTGCCGTCTTCGGCTGGGCCGACATCGTGACCCTCGGAACGCCCGTCGAAGCGCCCTACTACATGCCGGTGCTGCCGTACTTCGCCGCCTGGCTGGTGGCCCTGGTGGGTACCATGCTGGCCAGCCGCTGGCTGCCCGGGCGCCGCCGCACCGCCTGGCGCACCGGCATCCTGCTCATTGGGCCGGTGCTGCTCTACCTGACCGGCATCCTGATGGGCACCGACAAGACCTACTTCGCGGGCCTGCGCGGCGTGGCCTTCGCCGTGGTCGCCATCGTCTGGGTCGGCTGGCGACGCACCAGCGTGCAAGGCGCGGACGCCGCGGGCCGCAGACGGCTCCTGCGCCGCAAACTCCTGGGCACCGCAACGGTGATGCTGGGAGCCATCCTGATCGGCGCCCTCGTCGGCGGTGTGCTCGCCCCCAACCCGAAGGACCGTTTCGTCCTACGCGAGGAGATCCAGCCGCCCTTCGACCCCCTCGAGTTCAACAGCCCACTGTCCGGCTTCCGGCAGTACACCAAGACCCTCGCGGACACCCCACTGTTCACGGTCTCCGGCCTGCAGCCGGGCGAAGTGGTGCGCCTGGCCAGCATGGATGCCTATGACGGCAAACTCTGGAACGTGGCCGCCGCCGAGAGCGTCGCCAACGGTTCCGGCAGCTTCCGCCTCGTCGGCCGCACCATCCCTGAGCCGCCGTTGGTCACCAGCGCCCAGAACAGAACCGTGACCGTCGACGTGGTCGGCTACGAAGACGTCTGGCTGCCCGGGGTGGGGTACCCGAGCACGGTCGACTTCGACGACGCCGACAGTCAGGCCGAATCGGAGAACCTGCGCTACAACGCCGACAGTGGAACCTCCGTGCTCACCAACGGGGTGCATCCGGGGTACGAGTACACGATGTCCGCCATGTTGCAGCAGACCTACCGGGACGAAGACCTCGCCGACGTTCCCGTGGCCGAGGTCACCCTGCCGAGCGTTCAGAACATCCCCGACGTCGTCGTGGCCAAGGCCATCGAGTACTCCGGCGGCACCGACACGCCCATCGACAGCCTGCGCGCCATCGAGCAGGCGCTGAAGACCAAGGGATTCCTCAGTCACGGGCTCGCGTCCGACGGTATCCCGTCCCGCGCCGGCCACGGAGCCGACCGGCTCAACGAGCTTTTCACCCGCACCCAGATGGTCGGTGACGAGGAACAGTACGCGGCGGCCATGGCCCTGATGGCGCGCAGCCTGAACTACCCGGCGCGGGTGGTCATGGGCTTCGCGCCCGAGGTGCCCGAAGACGCCACCAGCGTCGAGGTCACCGGAACGGACGTGACGGCCTGGGTCGAGGTAGCGTTCGACGGCATCGGCTGGGTCGCGTTCTATCCCACTCCCGAGCAGACCGACGTGCCCCAGGACCAGACTCCCAAGCCCAAGACGGTGCCGCAGCCGCAGGTGCGGCAGCCCCCGCGGATGGACAACGAGGCCGACGACCTGCTCACGGCGGTGGAGATCGACGACACCAAGAACGAGAGCAAGGACAAGGACTTCGTGCTGCCCGGCTGGGCGTGGGCGATCATCGGGGTGGTGGGCATCCCACTGCTGCTGCTCGGTGTGCCGTTGCTGATCGTCGCCGCGCTCAAGGCCCGGCGCCGGCGCCGGCGCAAAACCCTGGGCACCGGTGATCAGCGTGCCGCCGGCGCCTGGTCCGAGCTGACCGACGGATTCGCCGAGCTCGGCTTCGACGTACCGAGGGACTCGACCCGCCGTCAGGTCGCGGTGAGCCTGGACGCTCAGCTGGCCGCTCAGCTGGCCGGTCAGCCTGAACCCAAAAAACCGCGCAGCCGGGTCGCCGGGACCGAGGCGGCCGCGGGTACCGACATGGGCGCCGCCGATCCCGCCGAGGCCCAGCCGATCGAGGTCGTCGACACGGCCGCGTTCGTGGCCGCGCACCGCCTGGTGCCGGTGGCCGACGCCGTCGACAGCGCCGTATTCGGCGGCGCCGACGTCGACGACGAGCTCGTTGAAACCACCTGGACTCAGGCCGAGGAGTCCCTCGCCACCGCGAAAACCTCCGCCGGGCGTCTGCGCCGGCTGTTCAGCCGGTTCCGGCTGCGGTCCAAGCGGGACTGGAACCAGGTGAACCTGCGCGGCGGCCGTGCCACCGCCCGAGGCCGCGGCTAG